The Papaver somniferum cultivar HN1 chromosome 3, ASM357369v1, whole genome shotgun sequence genome includes a region encoding these proteins:
- the LOC113355450 gene encoding putative F-box/FBD/LRR-repeat protein At5g22670 isoform X1, translated as MDHYGNVYNVESKSSFFSGSYSYPNNGKMIPDSLFTCESLTTLDFQFVEQDGLDLPKSISLPRLKILRLTNIVYDDEKLAGKLFSSCPVLEELCLTDCSWQNLYFIRVSAPRLKSFTLTGCLRNNMEDVKVKIDAPNLSSFTFCDWLPEDFVVDSFPLLHDADLYYNYGDIESRFLPIYKFVANLCNVKVLKISGAYFKILKLAKALSTSFPTFHNLICLEVYDIRYLQMKTLLNFLEYSPNLEALVIKKVKFSGKVDENTLTFNKVPSCLECLKSIEFQKFNGYPKELEMVKFVLKHARVLQTVTMETSYTVEDDDMDPAKMKKNLKAMEVEAVNKKITTQLGMSPWASAGCVIKFSSS; from the exons ATGGATCACTACGGCAATGTTTACAATGTGGAATCGAAGAGTTCATTTTTTTCTGGGTCCTACTCGTACCCAAACAATGGGAAGATGATTCCTGATTCCCTTTTCACCTGTGAATCATTAACTACGTTAGACTTTCAGTTTGTAGAACAAGATGGGCTCGATCTTCCGAAATCAATTTCTCTTCCACGACTTAAGATCCTCCGTCTAACGAATATCgtatatgatgatgaaaaattgGCAGGAAAACTCTTTTCTAGTTGCCCAGTACTTGAAGAATTGTGTTTGACTGATTGTAGTTGGCAGAATCTTTATTTCATACGTGTTTCTGCTCCTAGATTGAAGTCATTCACTCTAACTGGTTGTCTGAGAAATAATATGGAAGATGTCAAGGTCAAGATTGATGCACCAAATTTGTCGTCCTTCACTTTCTGTGATTGGCTACCAGAAGATTTTGTTGTGGATAGTTTTCCATTGCTACATGATGCAGATTTATACTACAACTATGGCGACATAGAGAGCAGATTTCTTCCTATATATAAGTTTGTAGCGAATCTCTGCAACGTAAAGGTCTTGAAAATATCAGGTGCTTACTTTAAG ATTCTCAAGCTCGCGAAGGCATTGTCTACTAGTTTCCCTACTTTTCATAATTTGATCTGTTTGGAAGTGTATGATATTCGTTATCTGCAAATGAAAACATTACTCAACTTCTTAGAGTACTCGCCAAACCTGGAAGCACTCGTCATCAAGAAG GTCAAATTTAGTGGCAAAGTCGACGAGAATACTTTGACATTTAACAAAGTGCCTAGTTGTTTGGAGTGCCTCAAGTCAATCGAATTTCAGAAGTTCAATGGGTACCCGAAGGAGCTGGAGATGGTTAAATTTGTTCTGAAGCATGCAAGAGTTCTTCAAACGGTCACTATGGAAACTTCATATACTGTGGAGGATGATGACATGGATCCAGCAAAGATGAAAAAGAATCTTAAAGCTATGGAGGTTGAAGCTGTGAATAAGAAAATTACAACGCAGTTAGGAATGTCACCATGGGCTTCAGCAGGTTGTGTCATTAAGTTTTCAAGTTCCTGA
- the LOC113355450 gene encoding putative FBD-associated F-box protein At5g56700 isoform X2 produces MDHYGNVYNVESKSSFFSGSYSYPNNGKMIPDSLFTCESLTTLDFQFVEQDGLDLPKSISLPRLKILRLTNIVYDDEKLAGKLFSSCPVLEELCLTDCSWQNLYFIRVSAPRLKSFTLTGCLRNNMEDVKVKIDAPNLSSFTFCDWLPEDFVVDSFPLLHDADLYYNYGDIESRFLPIYKFVANLCNVKVLKISGAYFKVKFSGKVDENTLTFNKVPSCLECLKSIEFQKFNGYPKELEMVKFVLKHARVLQTVTMETSYTVEDDDMDPAKMKKNLKAMEVEAVNKKITTQLGMSPWASAGCVIKFSSS; encoded by the exons ATGGATCACTACGGCAATGTTTACAATGTGGAATCGAAGAGTTCATTTTTTTCTGGGTCCTACTCGTACCCAAACAATGGGAAGATGATTCCTGATTCCCTTTTCACCTGTGAATCATTAACTACGTTAGACTTTCAGTTTGTAGAACAAGATGGGCTCGATCTTCCGAAATCAATTTCTCTTCCACGACTTAAGATCCTCCGTCTAACGAATATCgtatatgatgatgaaaaattgGCAGGAAAACTCTTTTCTAGTTGCCCAGTACTTGAAGAATTGTGTTTGACTGATTGTAGTTGGCAGAATCTTTATTTCATACGTGTTTCTGCTCCTAGATTGAAGTCATTCACTCTAACTGGTTGTCTGAGAAATAATATGGAAGATGTCAAGGTCAAGATTGATGCACCAAATTTGTCGTCCTTCACTTTCTGTGATTGGCTACCAGAAGATTTTGTTGTGGATAGTTTTCCATTGCTACATGATGCAGATTTATACTACAACTATGGCGACATAGAGAGCAGATTTCTTCCTATATATAAGTTTGTAGCGAATCTCTGCAACGTAAAGGTCTTGAAAATATCAGGTGCTTACTTTAAG GTCAAATTTAGTGGCAAAGTCGACGAGAATACTTTGACATTTAACAAAGTGCCTAGTTGTTTGGAGTGCCTCAAGTCAATCGAATTTCAGAAGTTCAATGGGTACCCGAAGGAGCTGGAGATGGTTAAATTTGTTCTGAAGCATGCAAGAGTTCTTCAAACGGTCACTATGGAAACTTCATATACTGTGGAGGATGATGACATGGATCCAGCAAAGATGAAAAAGAATCTTAAAGCTATGGAGGTTGAAGCTGTGAATAAGAAAATTACAACGCAGTTAGGAATGTCACCATGGGCTTCAGCAGGTTGTGTCATTAAGTTTTCAAGTTCCTGA